One Thamnophis elegans isolate rThaEle1 chromosome 2, rThaEle1.pri, whole genome shotgun sequence genomic window, TTATTTTTGTAACCAGTTGTGAGTCTTTGGGACAGGAGACCAAGAGGAGATCCAGCTGGCATCCCCCAAAGCTCCTTTTCCCTCAAAATGCCCCCTTTTCATCCCTACTTTTATGGAGCTTCTGACTCTCACTTGGCCAAGCCTTTCCTCTCAGCCTTCTTGGGGAACAGAGCATGTCCTCAGTCAGAGGGACCTTCCGCCACCTGTGTCTTCTCCTCTTCTTAAAGGTtccttcttccagatgtttctccTAGAGGTCTCCACTTCTACTAATAGCCTGGCTGTAATGAAAAGGGGGCTCATCTTCCCCAGCCTGGTTCTTAGCATGAAGAGgaagacatacatacacacacccctcTCAAATAATTGTGTCCCTGGTCCCTGCTCTAAGTTGGAGATTACATGGAAAGAGGACAAATCACTCACTTGGTGCTGCTTTGTAGTCATCTTGACGTCGTCTCTCTGCAAGAATAAAAATCAGTGAAAGCTCAAAAGAAtccaccagagatcatccaaaCTCTCCCTCTGTAGGAGGAAGAACCCCAGGAGATATTTCACAGAAACTTTGTCCCATCAACCAAGACAGAAAGATCTTTAAAATACAAATGTATCTCCTGATCTGCCCCAAGAGAGACCTGCTGCCTCCGAGATGGATGGAGGGGAATTGGGGGAAGCAGAAGGATcagctgggaggggaggaaggtttCCATGGAAATCCTTCTCTGCTGCTCTCTGACCAAAGCCTTTGAAAGGGACAAAGGAACTGGGATGCCTCTTCCCAACTCAGAAGAAGACAGGACTGCCCGAATCTCAGACTCAGCTGAATAGAAACTGGAGTCCCAGCAAGAGGCAGAGATCTCAGATGCTCTCCaagagggctgggaaaacagGACAGAAGGAAGCCCAGGAGAAGCTCCCCAAAGGGAGAGACTTGGGGGGGAATCTCCCCATCTTCCTTCcatcacccccctcccccccagtacttacttacttactgagGAATATCAAAGTCCCAATAATTGCACACGCCAGGACAAGAGAAAATCCACCAGAGTTCATCCAAACTCTCCCTCCATAGGAGGAAGAACCCCAGGAGATGCTTCACAGACCCTTTGTCCCATCAATAAAGACAGAAAGAtcttcaaaatacaaaaaagatacttaCTGCGGAATATCAAAGTCCCAGCAATCACACACACCAGGACAAGGGCAGCCACAACGCAGCCGATGATGAGCCCCAGGTTGGATTTTGAATTGGTTGGTTCTGAATTGGGAGAAAGAGCAGATCATTGAAGGAGAACCCCAAACAATCCTCCCGACCAGGGAAGAGACCTAAAGAAGTGAAATCTGGAAATACCCCAAATTAAAAACTCCATGGGCTCATTTTTGGGTCCTTCTCAAAGTAACATGAAGGCGCCTTGCTATCCGTTGTTAGAGGACGTGTCCTCAGGATGCTGCCTTCTTCTCACACCAGCCCAGCATGAATGCAACTGAATTCATCTTTGGCTTCTCCACTCAAAAACAGccctttgccaccttctgactcaTAGCAACTTCCAAAACAAAAACTTCTCCAACACAACAATGTAAActacattttttaaacaaaaacatttttgttctttttataggCTGCCCCAATAAGTCATGATTCTGAGTGGAATTGGGCAGCTCTGCAtgctttttttcttcagtttcagtgtttgcattttattatttgaaGTAAAATAGGGAATTTCATCAGGATCGGCCAAGTATTGGGATGGGATTCTGTCCTTTCCATCACCCGAAGTCAGTTCTACGGTCTGGTCCCTGCAGCTTCTCCagcctcaaacactggaaggacCAATGGATGAAAGCTCAGCTATGCTCACATCTGGACACAGCTGGGGTCAGATTTCTCTCCCACCACCCTCCAGCCTGCCAGAGAGCCCAGCCTtcccctccctgcagcctctcaCCCTTCAGCTCCAAGTCCAGAGGCTCCTGCAGGCCGTCGTGCTCCACGTGGCACCGATAGCGGCTCCTCTCTTTGGGGTCGATCTGGATGCTGATCCAGTAGTGGTAGGTCCCATCCGCGTTGGGGGCCACAGACCCATGGAAGGTCTCTTCCAGCGATACCTCCCCATCCCTCCTCCAGGAGGCATCGATCTCCCTGGGGTAGAAGCCATGGACCCGGCAGATGTGCGTCTCCATCCCATCCTCCACCTCCTTCCTGCTGCTCACCATCACCTTTGGGGTCTCTGCAGAAATGGCACCCCCAGAATTAACTCTGAGcccctccagagcctggaaggTGGATGGGAAACTTGGAGGGGCAGGAAAATCTCCCACCACTTAGTTTTAACCCAAAGATTCACATTCCACACTTGCAGCCTCTCCAAGAGTTTTAGGAAATTATCCAGATCTGGAAAAGGCTCAACCAGAAGGACTCCTGATTTTGAGTCCTTCCCAGGAACTCAGCCTGAAAAAACCCCGGAAGCAAATTGAGGCTCCAAGGAAATTCCTCTCTGGCTGCTTTGAACTCTGAGTGATCTTGGGCTGCTGCCTTCAGGGGAGGGAAAGTGGAGATGGTCTTTTAAGGTCCCTTTCAAGACAACAACCACACAGAAGATTCTCCCTACTTTTTGCCTTTTCTTCTGCTCCCCTGAAACTGAGGCTGCTCCCGGCCTCTTTCAAAGGGAGACAACCCCAATTTTAAGAGGAAGAGAGATCAAAGAGAATCTCACAGGGATCAATTGGGAAAAGAGATTTTGCCtctcaaaagggggggggcagagagaggtTGAAGCcaatggaagagagagagggtcCCCCCCCAGAGAGGGAGGGGCTGTGGGCAATCAAGCTCCTGTTTGCAATTCCCCCATTGATCCTAATCTCATCCAGCTGATCCTGGAGGGATGAAGGACCCCAGGGGGGAGGGGTAGACCTAGGGGAGGGGGGTCTACATGCAAGAGGggctgaaagggggggggactcCCACCAGGGCAAACAGGCTAAAGACCAGGGACCCAAAGGGGCTGAATGTGTACAGGAGATCCAGCCATAAAGGAGGAAAGTCCAGCCTGGATCCAGATGCTCACCTGTCCTCAGCAGTGTGTCATTCCCATAGGACAGGTACTTCTCCAGCCACTCAATGCAGATTTCCTCCAGGTAGTCTTTCCATCTCTGATTATATCCTGGAATAGCGTCCCATTTCCTTTTGGTGATCTGGGCCTGTTGATCGGAAGCCACCCAGGTGAGGGTCTCCTTGTCAAAGGTGATGAAGTTCCTCCCTTCGTAGCGATACTGGAAAAACCAACCTTTGCTTCCATCTCTCTGGAGCTCACAGCCATACATCCACTGCAATGTGTGAAGGCCTGAAAGACAGACAAGAGGATGGTTTGGGGAGTCTTGAAGATAGACAGAGACCCCCGCCCTGAAGTGACCTTGACATAGGCACTGAcacccccatttcctcccaagcaTTCAAGGGAAAGAAATCCCCATCAGTAATtgcccttttcccttccctcgaCCAGCATCCCTGCATTTTCCCCCCAGGATGGAGCCCCTGAATCTCCCCAGGAAAAGCGAGTCTGGAAAAGCCAGCAGAGGATCCCAAGGGAGAGTGAGAAAAGAAGGAGTCGCAAAGAAACGGAAGGAGGGAgacccttccatctttccttctgccATTCCTCCGCAGGGGAgactcttgggggggggaggaagggatccCAGAGAGGGAACAGTTGCCTGAACCTGCAGCTGCAAAGAGGGAATGAGGATCTTGTGCCTCAAAGAGGATCTGGTCGATCTGGAAAATGCTTGCAGGGATCCCTGTGACCATAAATCATGCTCTGTGTTCACAAATAGCACCAAGTCACAAGGGCTGGTTCCCACTTTGGGCTAACCAgaaacaaaccatggtttagtgTAATGTGGGAATGAAGTCTTGAAGGGCCCCAAAGGAATATTTCCCTCTGCAACAGCAGCAAGTGGCCCAGTCTGATCTGGAGACCCAAAGGGTTATTGACCTGACCTTTGAAATGAAGTTTGAAGCTTACAGGCTCTGGAAGGCCCTGGAGAAGATATTTCAACTTCAAGTGAAGAGATTCTTGGattcaaaagaaaaccaaaaggaaATCCTGAATTGTTTCTACTCCTGTGTGGgcttgagagggaggaaggacgccAGGAACCCTCGAATCTAAGGGAAAACCACCTGGAAGTAGAGTTGAACTAAACTGACcagtcctctcctttcctctccacaCCCAGGAATGACAGGTGAGGGGATCCTTTCTCTGCATCTTCTGCTCAGCCAGAGAACTTCcctttggaggaagaggaagatcctTGGGAGATCCAGTCTGATCCTTCCCTCGAGAGGAGATTCCCTGATCTCCCCATGGGAAAAATAGTCCTGGGTTTCTGTCCAAGAAGAATCTGCTGCCATTCACAGGAAAGCACTAAATATTTGGCTGCAGTTTTCAACCTCCGAGAACAAATTCTGTCATTTCAGAAGCATCAAAAGCTAAGACAGAAATTGTCTTCTTTCCCTTGAAGATGAAATATGTTCTTATCTCAGATTTGGCACAGAATTGAATATCTGTGCAGCAAAAAGAAAGCACAGGGATCACATTGAAAAGGCAAGTTTCGTTGTTGATGTTTAGTGTAAGAACACTATTAATGCATCTCTACAGGTCTCCGCATGAAACAATTCTGGCCCATCTCTGAGCCTGGATGTTCAGGGGGTTTCCTGACATCTGAAAAACAGTTCAAGGGATCCTCCAGGGTCAAAAGCTTAAGAAAGGAGGCTTTAGagaggctaaaatatatttatgtttataactGCTGAGAAGTTATaaactttcctctctctcctttccttatgttactttctattagtttttatctttttcttgaaAGGTTTTAGTAAAAATCAGATAGGAAATTTAAAAGGCTGACAGGACGTCAGGGATCATTAAAACAGTATTGAAAACACAGGAGAGGCAAATGTCACACAGCCTCTACATGAATCAAGGCAGAGCAACCACATCTGGAGTATTGGGAGCAGTTGTGGTCCAAAGGCCtccgaaaggagaggagggagccaGGGAAGGTCCAGAGGAGGCGACCcaggcaatggggggggggggggggaagcagcctcCCTTGGAGGGAAGGTTGGGACCTTGGGGGCTCTTTAGCCTGGAAAGGAggctcccctcccctccggccgctctccttcctccttcctccaccaGGGGGAGCCCTCAGGGCCCAGCCCTGATCCCCTGGGAGGCCAGCAGGGGGCCTGGAGGGATCTGGGGGGATCCTGGGGGATCAGGGGCAGgactggcagagctcttgggaggaaaggaggggaaatgggggaTCTTTGTGGAGAAGGTTTTCGGAGCCTTTAGCTATACACacatttccttccatccctttTCCTAAATGAGGTTCCTTGGAGGCGAATCTTCTCCCCCCAAAggtggcagaagaaggggggctATGCTGAAGAAAGAGCCCCCCCCATCCAGGGCAGCCCCTCCAAGAGGGCAGGGCAGGAGTTCAGCCTGAGGGACCAAGGAGGGGAAGCCAGGAAGGCTCTGAGGGACTCAGGAAGGGCCCCAAATGGaggcttcttcctctcctctctttccccgtCAAGACTATCGGGAGGATCCTGGACCTCTGATCCCCCCTCCAAGAGCCCCCACCCCATTTGGGCCTCCCGGCCTCTCCTTCCAACTGGAGGATGAGGAGAAGCTCCTGGCGTTTGGGCCCCCCTCATTGCCCCcaaaaagggggagaaggaaagggatcTAGTCTCCCCAGGTGGATCTGCACCAGATCCCTCATTTCTCTGGGGTGgaaacagagaggaggaggaggatctgcTTCCCCCAGGATCTCCTTAGGATCCACCTGCCCTTTTttcagggaggggaggggcctttgatccccttcctcccccacagCAGGAGATCCACCCAGGACCCTCCAACTGTCATGGGGGGAGGAGAGATTTCGGTCTCTTTTTACCTCAGTTTATATCAACAtccagaaagagagaaggagaaattgAAAGACGTTTCCATTAACTGCAATTGGCAGAAATCGTCAGCAATGGAGACAAGGACAATCTTatattgattaaagaaaagaataaacatatataaaaaaaggcttttcaaaAGGTGTGGAAGGAGCCTTTCCCTTTGAAGGgacccctttctcccccctctggtTCCTGGGGAGGGGATTATGGGGCCGGAGGAGCCACCAGACCCATCACTCACCTTCGCTCTGATTGTAGCGACTCCTCAGAGTCTCCAGGTTTACTCTGAACGACTCCTCATGGCCACGTATTATCTGGGTGTTTCTGTCCCAGTACTGGGGATCCTCCTTCCCCAACTTCTCCATCCAGGAGGCTCGAGGCTGCACCCTCTGGCTGTGGCTGTCGTAGTAATTGAAGATCTGACCATCCACGTACCCCACAGCGACAAAGTGGGGCTGCTGCCCCTGACTGGGGTCCGAGATGGAGGTGTAGAAATACTTCAGGGAGTGGGAGGAGGCGCCTGGAAGGGAGCCAGAAGAGAAGAGTTAGGGGGCTTCAGTCAAGGACCCGGATCTCATGGAGGCTCCCATCTGAGGCTCTgcggaggaagaaggaagaggaggaggaagaagagagctgggggaggaggaggaaggggggaaaggtaGGGGGAGATGGGGGGAGAGGAGGCAGGAGGGGGAATGAGGGAGCGactgagagggaaagaagaagcttctggggGGCCTGAAGGGTTGGAGGGCAGGGAAGGTGGGGggtgagagaggaggggaaggtcGGGTCCCCCAAACTTCACCTGCCCCAATTGTGTCCTCCCCCCTTCCAGCAAGGCCTCCCTCAAACCCCCCTCAGGGTTGCTCAGTCTCTGCCCCAAGGAGGCTGCAGTGGCCCCACAGGTAAAAGAGGGGATTCCAGCCCCAAAAGCTGAAAAGCATCAGGAAACCCCACCTGGTCACCCCAACTTTCCATTGACATCACTGGGGGCCCAAGTGGCTGGTTAAAAGCTGCAGACGTtataaaatggggagggggaatctgGGTGAGAACAGAGGCCAATGTGAACCCTCCCCCTAACCTCAATATGGGGAggcaaagagggcagagaagggagCAGCAATGAAGCCACGGAGCCTCCCAAATCTTCCTCCTGTCCCTCTCCCACCGCCCTGGtcaatccccctcccctcccagagttCAGCCATCTGAGCAGGAATCGGCCTTGAACCCAGGACTCCGAGgggctccccctccttccacagggaATCTCACTGGGATTATCCCAAGATTTCTCCATCTCAGCAACCCAGTTAGGGCCCCGGAACCATCATTCCCGGAGGCTTTTCCTCTGaatctcccccttccctttccccagaAGCTGCTCTGACCCTCGTCCTCCTCTGGGGCTCATCCTGCACTTTGTCAGCCCAAAGAAAGGCAGAAATGCCCCTCAGCCTCCTCGGGAGGGGATTGGGATCCTGCTCTCCAATCCTTCACATGATCAGTGACTCTCAACGTAAAGGCCTCAATCAGAGTTTCTCAGACTCAGccatttggacttcaattcccagaattcccctcatTCCCAGAAATCCATGGACCTctccaccctgcccccccccccctgtccccACTGAGGCTGCTTGAGTTCCTGCTGAGACCAAccatggggggtgggaggggggctcAGCTGGGAAGAGGCTCTAAGGCTGCCCACTgaacagaaaaacaacaacttctAACCAGGTGAcaggaataaaaagaaaataaaatgaacaaaatgcAGCTGGGAAATCTGTTAAACTGGAAAATCCCCAAGGCCCCTTTTTGGTCTCCATTCTGAAAGCTCTTCAGATGAGAAATTCTTTCACCAAAGATTTGAAAGATCATTTTCAGGATCCTTCATGGGACTTATTTGGGCAGAACCTGGGTCTCCATGGAAAAGGGCGGGACCTCCAAAGCCCAGAGAAATAAACACAgggagtcctcggcttatgaccaccattgagcccacatttttgttgctaagtgagacaatttttaagtgagttttgctccatctaaaaaattttcttgccacagttgttaaatgaaatcttgcagttgttaaattaatatcctggttgttaagtgaatctggtttctccattaactttgtttgtcagaacgTTGCAAAAGGGAGTCACGTGATATGgggagactgcaaccgtcataaatatgaatcagttgccaagcatccaaatctcaGTCATGTGACGATAAGGACGctaaaacggtcataagtgttaaaaattgtcattttgtcactattttcaatgacattgcaactttaaacagtcactaaatgaactgttttaagtagaggactgcctgtagtcccCCTACCCATTCCCTCCAGTATGGCCTCCCAGTCCGTCCCAGTCCAAGGCAAAGGCCTGGGCCTCCCCCTTCCTGCTCCTCCCCACAATCCCGGAGGCTTCTCAGAGCTTTTGGGGAAAGGGAGCCCCAGATCCACTTCCTGCTCTGGGGAGATTTCAGGATCCAAAGGGATCGGAGCTTTCCTCCAACAGAAGGAGGGGGGATCGGACTCCCCGTGATCCAGAACCCTTGTTTCTTTCCCTTGTGGGGCTGAGCAGTGAGGAAGCCTGAAGTCTGCCTGAGAGGAGAAACGTCTGAATGGAACTCGGGTTGGACGTCCTCACAGTCAAGAAACCCCTTCAGGTCAGTTTGGGCCTGTCTGTCTCCAAGCAAGCCCTTCATTTCATGCTCCCCATCCAGAggttcttctcttcttctgcctCCAACCAGCCTCTTTAATCCTTAAGATCCTGAcagattttctttctgtcttttgaaaagctGCTCCATTCATAGGGTCGTTTCTCAGAGCAAAAAGCTTGTGCCCCTTCCTGATTCCTAAGGAATAGTaagtacattttaaatattttggattctGCAAACTGACCCATGCTGAGAGCTCCtgaaatggaaggaggaggattTTGTGTGGAAAGATCCCTGCCTGTCCTAGAGAAAAGCTCTGGGGATTTTGGGGTTTAGGATGGAGGAGAAAGTGAACATAATAAAGGCGGATCTTTAGAAACCTTATTCAAAAGgagcctttctctctcttctcctgctGCATCCACAGGGCAGCCTTATCTCAAAGGTTCAGTCTCGGCGTTGGCCAAAACACCGAACCGATTCCagaaacaatccgggtccccacAGCACCAGAAGCCGCCAAGAGCCACCAACCCCCCCTCAAAAGCTCGGGAGA contains:
- the LOC116503386 gene encoding H-2 class I histocompatibility antigen, Q9 alpha chain-like isoform X7, with the protein product MAVSSAPLWLLVLLAIAQWESSVGASSHSLKYFYTSISDPSQGQQPHFVAVGYVDGQIFNYYDSHSQRVQPRASWMEKLGKEDPQYWDRNTQIIRGHEESFRVNLETLRSRYNQSEGLHTLQWMYGCELQRDGSKGWFFQYRYEGRNFITFDKETLTWVASDQQAQITKRKWDAIPGYNQRWKDYLEEICIEWLEKYLSYGNDTLLRTETPKVMVSSRKEVEDGMETHICRVHGFYPREIDASWRRDGEVSLEETFHGSVAPNADGTYHYWISIQIDPKERSRYRCHVEHDGLQEPLDLELKEPTNSKSNLGLIIGCVVAALVLVCVIAGTLIFRSKYLFCILKIFLSLLMGQRVCEASPGVLPPMEGEFG
- the LOC116503386 gene encoding H-2 class I histocompatibility antigen, Q9 alpha chain-like isoform X6, encoding MARSSAPLWLLVLLAIAQWESSVGASSHSLKYFYTSISDPSQGQQPHFVAVGYVDGQIFNYYDSHSQRVQPRASWMEKLGKEDPQYWDRNTQIIRGHEESFRVNLETLRSRYNQSEGLHTLQWMYGCELQRDGSKGWFFQYRYEGRNFITFDKETLTWVASDQQAQITKRKWDAIPGYNQRWKDYLEEICIEWLEKYLSYGNDTLLRTETPKVMVSSRKEVEDGMETHICRVHGFYPREIDASWRRDGEVSLEETFHGSVAPNADGTYHYWISIQIDPKERSRYRCHVEHDGLQEPLDLELKEPTNSKSNLGLIIGCVVAALVLVCVIAGTLIFRSKYLFCILKIFLSLLMGQRVCEASPGVLPPMEGEFG
- the LOC116503386 gene encoding H-2 class I histocompatibility antigen, Q9 alpha chain-like isoform X8; this translates as MAVSSAPLWLLVLLAIAQWESSVGASSHSLKYFYTSISDPSQGQQPHFVAVGYVDGQIFNYYDSHSQRVQPRASWMEKLGKEDPQYWDRNTQIIRGHEESFRVNLETLRSRYNQSEGLHTLQWMYGCELQRDGSKGWFFQYRYEGRNFITFDKETLTWVASDQQAQITKRKWDAIPGYNQRWKDYLEEICIEWLEKYLSYGNDTLLRTETPKVMVSSRKEVEDGMETHICRVHGFYPREIDASWRRDGEVSLEETFHGSVAPNADGTYHYWISIQIDPKERSRYRCHVEHDGLQEPLDLELKEPSNSKSNLGLIIGCVVAALVLASAIAGILVFFKGHQTNYNATPTSDRGPSSSEQGSSRVI